DNA sequence from the Uloborus diversus isolate 005 chromosome 1, Udiv.v.3.1, whole genome shotgun sequence genome:
aaaataagaCAAGAGAGagatggagctaaaagcagagtaaatatttcaccatttcactttgccctacttTTTCACTTCGCCCATGTTCCCCTATATCATTATAATAACAACAAGTGGTGGCACCTTTTCTACCTGGAGAATCTTGTCAGAATAAAACGATATACGTAAAATACATAGTTTAGCCAGTATGCCGAAATCTAAAGTGTCAAAATATTTTCCACGATTAGGTATCTAATTTAACTTCAAATGATTTTGTGAAACATAtatatgcaaaattataacacaAAAACTTTCAATAACAAGATTATTAGTAATGCCAGCCGCCTTGTTTAGTGGTCAAAGTAATCTGACTTAGAtgaggaggtcccgggttcgaatcccggctctgGCATGGATGTAATTTCCCTCCATTgtccttgtctttttttttttttttttgtatgtgaatgtgttgttgcgcaatgaatggttgcctacctaCAATATAAACGGGTCCGTATGGCATGTGTATagtgtggaagtcggacttcacacaaCATTAaggtacagttggaaaaatgaagcagcgcaccccccaaattgccagcctagcttgCACTAGGCAACAACTCTAGTATTATTTTAATCTACTGCAAACTCTACCACAAACTTTTAGCGTATTATTTTTTAGCATTCCTGTTACAATACGTTTGTCCATATTCCACGTTCAAaactcatgagaaaaaaaatcacgcataacattttaaaattcatgacaAATTCGCATTAATACCTTCGCTTTCTCTCCTTTTCGTTGTGACTTTCTCGGTCGCTTAGAGACGCGTACAGTCTTAAAGGATGAATCCTGAGTTCATCGGAATCTTTGTATCCGTACACGTATCGGCCATCCGATGCAATAAAACGCTGCAGCAACGGTTCGTCAATGGTCCGAAGCATAGTGTCATCCCCAGAAGAactgcaagaaaagaaaatattctcacTTTCCAATCAACTCTTGATGGTATTTTTAGCAGCAAATTagcacccctaagccagggctaaggaagAATTAaatgcaatgtaccagacagcccggttaccacatcctgagactgcagtttcgttcttattagagctcttcagtcaggaatagtgaatagccgagctggaggcagatgtcatctcattgaagctaagagttcCTACAAACTGGTatataaagtgaatttatctcaccagcgagtgtcctcAGCATAGCGCGGTttgactcgtgaattgaaggcaaagcttgggcattttttttttttagggaaaatgcaTATTTCGGTTGTTCATACGCTTATAGGTAAATATGTGCGTGcggaaaagcccccccccccccaccaaaaaaaaaaaagctcagcaTTCATTCAgaagtgagtaaaatggaaatttaagctgaaattagagtgaaaatttttctGTAAATACAATACGTCAAGTActtcttacaaaaaaataaaaactgcataAGTCTTCCAAAAAATGTTGTTGTTGACTCCCTAAACAAACGTAATAAGAAAGTTTTATCCTAAAACCGAAACAAGAGGGCGATATTTAAAAAGGAATGAACTGCCAAAAACAGTTTTGAAGAACACACACACTCgcacagaaaagagagaaaagacAAAACAAACACAAAGACAGCAAAACGAGCgcttaaaatgaaaaacagaGAACTAATCTGCCACTTAAACGAAAATGATATGAAAATGGTATCAAAGATTGTCTTTGGTGGTACTTCTTCTTAATAAATCCTTCAAATATGTTTTGGCtttgaataaactttttaaaaaatgtagggaAATTTGATCAATTTGTCAGGATATGCAACGCTCTCTATTTCACATGATTTGTGCTGCATACAGGAACTGATTGAAAGCAGAACAAATATTTGTAGTTGATTGCAGTGTGATCAATACGAAAAAAGACTATCATAATAAATTGCGcacgaaaaattaaaatgtgttcaGTATACGCTACatcatatatataaaataatgctttcttcttaattattaaaaaagtatAACCAATAAAAGTGAACTAACTTTGAAAATTCTGAACATGAATTTGGAAATTCAATGGTAGATGGCGAGAGAACAGAAATCGATGAAGATACTTCAGAGCTAGTGGAACTGCTGTTAGTGTTAAGAACCCACATAGCTGACTTTGGAGTTGTCCCCAAATTTGGAGAATTCTGAAACAAATAAGCACAATGAATTAACTTATTTACCTATGCTTGTATTCGTTTAAACAGGGAagcttttgaaaacagtttttttttctttttttaacaaacattgaCAAAGTGAAGTGGGGTAAGATTGTAAAAATAATGACATAGACATGAATCAGACATGAATCAGCCTTAGCTTCTTGTAGCCGAAATTAAACAACTAAGAATTAAGATTACTATGTAGAAACATGTGCACTTGGTTAGTTCAAAGAGATCTACACAGATGTGATGTTCATCATTCACGTTGTGAGCTTTTTGTATACAAGTCAACCCttataggccagtgccaatagctttgaaaatggtaaaaagtcgaaaaaatttagaacacgATAAAATcagttcgaaaggtaagaaaatctaataacattaataggaaaaataaattacgggcgaacTAAGTTCGGGAAAGGTGGGTAGGGGGTTAAGGggggaaacggtttatcacgatttccggaaaaactaagagtcctatcgaaaaaaactaacctacaaagttgttggtaataaaaagatctacaacttttgcatttgcactttttttctatagccttaaaatttatgcgaaaaattcaaaaaaccgattttttggtcttttatttttatctcccacaaaaaaaaaaaatttcactaaatttaatgaaaagttaccttattatgtctcaaatacactgtaattttttggatttaaaatatttattttttctccttattttgattcaatattaaaaaagcatcagaattttcaatcaaaaaatctcacgtcaaaatgtctgatttttttttaaaaatcggagcaagtttttttcgttggaatctacTTTtcgatggtataaaaaacaatacacAATACTATGGAAGCTTTTcgcaaaaaaataagaaaatcaaaaaactcgaatttgaaaaaaataaagtcataactatgtaaaaattttaagctctttattaaaatgtacaatttaaTTACTCgagaaatgaaattttccatgttacattgacacaaactgaaaataaaaatatactacaataattaaaaatcaagctacaacatgcgtttgttttacccttctcatccaccattagacggtgactgtAGTGCCCCCTATAAttttttggagttacgaatagcaagctacactgtagCAACAGATTGGGGCTAGGAACAACATCTCACGGGCATTATGCCCAAATTCATCAAAAAAGAATTAATTCCGCAAATATTGTTGAAAACTATTTGTTGCAGCTGTGAAACTGGATGCAACAGTCTAAAATGTGGATGCCGAAAACATGGTTTAAAGTGTACGAATCTATGTTCAAATTGTCACGGTTTTGAAAAATGCGCCAATGTGGAAGTAAAAACCTACGAGGAAGTTAATGATTTAGATGAAATTGGGGATGAAGAACTAATGCAgattggaaaaattattggggaCAAAGATGATGATGGTCTAGAAAATTTCGAAAATCTACTGAAATCAAGAACAATAGTTGAGCATAACGATGAAGAAAAGACATCAAAGAAGCGAAAACTAATGGATAAGTAAAGGATGTGATTATAGTTAACGATTAAATATTGATAGATAACAAGATAATAAAGCGTTTTGTTAAaatgaatgaagtattttttaaacgaaataaatgttctataccttttttgtgtaattaaagtgcaaattttaataaatagcttaaaattttacatagtgatgattttttttttccccttcaaattcgagtttttttttttttttgattttcttcattttttgcaaaaagtttccatagtattgtatattgttttttataccatcaaaaggtagagattccaacgaaaaaaacctgctccgattttttaaaaaaatcagttattttgacgtgagatttttgattgaaaattctgatgcttttttaatattgaatcaaaataaggagaaaaaataaatattttaaatccaaaaaattacagtttatttgagacataataaggtaacttttcattaaatttagtgaaaaaaaaatttttttgtgggagataaaaataaaaaaccaaaaagtcggttttttgaatttttcgcataaattttgaggttatgtaaaaaaagtgcaaatacaaaagttgtagatctttttactACCAACAACTTTGtactttagtttttttcgataggactcttagtttttccggaaatcatGATAAACCGTTCCCCCCCTCataaacccccctacacccccctttccgaactcagctcgcccgtaatttatttttcctattaatgttattagattttcttacctttcgaactggttttatcctgttctaaatttttttgatctcaaacattattggcactggcctattaAGTGAAGAACCCTAATTACCCAACTAAACTTGCATTGTTCAACGAAATTTCATCGTTACTAAGCAATTTGAACCAgtatgaaaaatttctttaaaatttgctttaagtAAATATAAATACTGTTTGCTGTTTCAAGTTTAGAGGAGAAAAAGAAACACTTCTCCAGTCTCTGAAAATATTAGTAGGGGGaatgtttgtgtgttgggggaagggggcaaagtaaaataatgaaatatttactctgtttttagcacaacctatctggtaatattttaaccatatAGTAACACATAGTCTATTCCAATCAGGGAAAAGTTACCCCTGAAGATCAAAGAATATAataatacactcaaacctgtttttgtgcgattttttttttttttttttttttttgtacggtaCATGAAAATTTCTATCATATTGGGACTCAatcgacgaaattatttataaaacgagtgcgaggtagtatcttctaGCGACCACAGGGGCACCCTGATggaaagtcactgtgacctcccaaaaatttcctttttcgggaaattttgcctgacgattcgGCAGAAtcatcatcacttggtttattttgacttcctttaaagaagcaattcataattatttccttttatattatttatttacttttgtgggttattttctacgtgagattttttttgtgcgattcctatccaccgcatagaaaaaaaaattaactctgttgcgaaagctattttttatagctactcgtgaagtttcggacgattttttaagcgatttttttctatgcagtccctatccaccgcgcaaaaacaggtttgggtgtacaagcactttttaaaaactgatactcaaattgtaatgttttgttgtaaCTTAAAACGTgtttttgctattataaaatggtttaatttttgtgattgacattttaaatttttgttgggatcttattcggtgcagtatttactAAATATTCAGCTTATATTTCATTACGTTTACTTGTTcactcatttattaaatcacttacgtatgcatttattaattcattaattgaCATTCCTTATCGATTACATTCAACTGGAGCAAGGTCTGGTTAATTACCAGAGTGTTTAAGGACATTATATCGTGGTAGACTCTGTTGCGAGAGTCCTGCAATATGCGAACAAGCGTTGTCTTGCTGAGAAATGATGCAGTTATTTGAACGAATATTTTTACGAGGacgaattatttattgttttcactttgcTAAGTTTATTTTTTGCTATTCATTAATTTGTCCATTTTTgttgattcatttatttatttacaaacattACTATATGTTATAATAAACGGTAAGATACGGGTTTATTTCATTGCTTCTaagattaattttctttcttgaaaacaGAACGTTGTAAAAAGGGTACACTGAAAATAATGAATCGATGTAAGAAATGTTACCTTGTCACTTTTTGGAGTCCTTGACTCAAGTGATGAAGAACTTGAAACGCTCATAGCAACTCTCTTATAATCTGAGTTCTTATTTTCTGCATTAATATCCCCTAAATTTTCTACTTGCACAGGCCTGAACAGACCTGAACTGGTTACAGTACTTGCTGAACTCAATGAACGATGCAGTGGTGTTTTCGGAGTCAAAAACTGATATCCGTTCTGAAAACAAACGATAATTTGCTTTCTAGAAGTTGTAAATTACAATAAAGATTCTATTGCAAAACTTATACAgttagaaagaacagatttttacctatcaaaataggtttttttcccGATAGTGTTCCTTCAGATAAGGATATAAAAATGAGTTTCAAATActgtctgtcgtaacgaattgctatcaaggccggatttaggggagagcAGGTGCGGCTACTACCCCAGGGCCACCACAATAAAGGGAcccccacaataaattttttacaaaatatcctttcacgggtcagcaaatttttcgttttctctccaagacattttttttttttttttgaatttctacaaagaatgcttgcacaaaaataatattattatcgatatatcagaaagccctgattgcaagtatccatttactatcaaatttttatttgatcgagcatttcagtggcaatattttttttttattcatttaatttgtaatttgtaccgATGAGTCAAGGTATACATTAGTTTTACAAAGCATGTATAAGTATAACATTCAACATCCAACCTAATAACCAATCAATATCAATACatatatgtgttttatttttataacattaagTTATCAGATTTCGCAAATGATTGTAAATATCAtatgaaaataaccttaaaagtacataacttttaaaatgaaatgtatgttcagatataaataagaaacagtaattttaagtctataaataataataataataataatgtaaaaaaataaatagcagtaacttcaggatgtaagtaacaaaattaaaaatttggagataaccagtacgagGTATTTACTATtgaagtgctgatcgaaaatatcggatatatacatgtatatcaaaatattcggatatatatcaaagtatcggatattttcgaaaatatgatgatcttttcgaaccctgattaggggcttccactccttcgttgccccggggcctccacacttccaaatccggctctGATTGCTATGTTTAGACAGAGATTGCAGAAACTTATGTGTCAGTGGAAgactgaaattttgggagcttaaataaacatttaattgtcaatacgttctagtaattttgtgagtttgagctcattagTTTTTGTGTAGGACGCATGCAAACTCTTGTCCAAAGCGCggtggggaaattttttcctggattttaggacgtcataaattctgaacaaaaatcatTCAAAAGCGCCTACTTCGTAATTCTATTgttaaaatacttgtttttaatgttaACACAGCTGCAGAGCGTTAAGTTTGATTTTGCAAAAGATATTCTCATCCAAAATTGGCCATCAAAACCCTACTCAGGAAAAATAGTCCATTTTTAATGTGCTGTAAGTTCAAGTTGAATCTTCATTTGGTCagtaccattagaaagaaaagattttttcctatcaaAACAGGGGGGGTTTTGTATGGTTTTCTTTCagataattatgaaaaaatgggTTTGAAGTAGTCTGTCGTTCACGAAAAAATCTCGTTCTGCAATGTATAACTGATGGTGCTTGTCATGGAAACCGGTTTATAGTGATTTTACAACTGTTATTAGTAAGAAATacctttttattcttcttttaaaacgttaatttgcaaattaaatatgatagaaacggAAAAATATCTTGTTCTAATTGTTGCATGTGTCCCTGTTGTTTCCTGAATTTGCTATTGTTATTTTTCGGaaatacttttttattcttttcttgaaagatagttttcaaattaaatatgatagaaacggGAAAACATCCTGTTCTGATTGTTGTGTGTATCCCTGTTGTTTCCTGAACAAGATGTTTTTCTctttctatcatatttaatttgaaaaataactttcaaaaaaataattaaaaagtatttctgAAACATATATAACAGTAGAAAATTTACCATAAACCGGTTTCCATGGCAATCACTATGCGTTATACATTCAAGGACGAATTTTTCTTGTGAACGACAGACTGTATTTCAAcatcattttttatctttatatgaAAGAGCAccatcaaaaataaaacttattttgataggGAAAACTCTTTGTTCTAGTTGTGCTAACCAGTGGCGGCGATCCGTGGGGCAAGGAGAGAAAGacacccctccccctttttatggttaatttattttattttccaatttaggaaccaaaaccagaaattatttttaaaaaaagttttttgtattcAATGTTCAGATATTAGTaaacaattgttttacttaaacaagccgaATTCGTTTAATGAAATCATTACCAAGTTTGTGACTTATTAAAATACTTAGGGTTAAGTAATTTAAgtctatttgaggcagtgagaagcaaagggatgtaagtggacagtttcacgttttgagtaaaatgtgtttaaagacaAGGTTCTGGGtagattttcattgaaaagtttttctaaatcatgcggtatagcagcacctacgagggctactagtactatctcctgTGCTAAGACACAGGGgaggttcaccaaccatgtgtactggttatcatatttttaattttgccacttacaaccctttgcttctcactgcctcaattcatgtctaagtgtttcttcaggGAAAGTCATTGTATACacaattcatcaaaatcttaagaaaaatgtgagttaagttgttagatttcAATCAATTACCTCTTAGCCGCTCTCAAAACTagcattaataatttttttttacttttttttctcctctttttttcttttcttttcttttgttttgctgCTAAAATACCTAtggcttaggttttttttttgccctcccccccccacttATAATCCCGAGCGCCGTCTCTGGTGTTAACTAAAAGAGGATACCAGGGGACAAGCTTGAGCTACAGCGCATTGAAAACAGGATATGTTTTAAGTGAAGAATTTTGATGGCCTGTTTGAATGACATTATCTTTTATTAATGCtactgaaaaacattaaaaacaaatattctgACAATATAATAACTTAGTACTACAAGTTTTTGTATAacttttgttcagaatttttgaCTTCCtaaaacccagaaaaaacttCCCTACTGCGctttgcatgcgtgctacacaaaaactaataaactgaaactcacaaaaatacttgaaccTATCAACAactaaaaattccgaaaattaCTGACTCTCAATGCGATAACATTTTGTACAATCTTAGCGTAAACATAGGAATTCGTTACGATGGACAGTATTTTAAGTTCCCATTTTCGcccttatctgaaagaacaccatcgacgaaaaatccattttgacaggaaaatagtttttctttctaattgtactaacgaaaaaaaaagatgcaatatGACCAGCTTGAGCTACAGCGCATTGAGATCATTAAAAACAGGCCTTTTTTTACATCGAGTCATTTGTTGACCAATTTGGATGACAAATATCTCATTGATCCAAGATATTGATGGAGCTTgatcacggagagatggcggatgaccttgaagcgaaaaccTAATTGTATCaattgtaataggtagaatcagccaaAATGCACCAAATATTAAGAGGTGCGTTCTCACGGATCCTATATATtagaaaataataacaaacaactaCTATTGCAAATGATAAAAATCACGTTtccacttcaaggtcatccgccaccTCTACGTGGTCAAGTTTACTTGGAATACTTTTGTTTTTACGAAATTGTGCTTTCTTTTATTTCACATAAAACTATACAAAATCAGTattaaaactaaaacaaagcTTTGGATGCTGGCTCAACCCCACTTCATTCCCAACAGGGCATTTGTACCTCGGAACTTGCTGAGTTATTTGATGGAAATCCTTTCTCATGATCATCGCATACAGCTTCAGCGGAATCACTTGAAAATGACATGTCGCTGGaagaattttttctctttttttcgtcGTAATCTGAGGCTACTTGGAGCCGCACGAGTCTAATGCTTCCTTTAAAGGGAACTGTTTTTTGAGTTCCATTTGCAAAGTCCTTTAATGACATAAACTTCGTTAATAGCCACATACAAACAAAATCATACAAAGTAATATTCGactataaaattgcaaatttcaattgaatttcgttttatcaataaaattaataTAGATAATTAGATTCAATATTTATATTCAGACAAGAGATGcatcatgtatttttttaaacagtaaactCACATTTATTATAAATAACAACGATGATGACTGTACTGCAGAATTGTCCAACAAAAGTCCAAAAGTGCGCGAATTCACTAAGAACGTTAGAACCAATactttggtttgaaaattttatataaaaacaataattcaCACTGTCTGATATGATCGACAAATATAAAAGACATCTAACTTTATTTCATATAACCTTTTTAGTTATAACATATATGCGATGTGAATGTTAGTGTTTTCTTCCTTTCCTAAAACATTCCCAGTGCGACACGCTCAAAAACAACTTAATTATACATGGAAAATTCATACAGATTACTGACGAAAGCTACACTAGTGCTGCAGCTTTAGATGCATTCAGAGGAAGAAGTAACAAGAGTACATTCGATTGCTGACCCCCCTCCCTCTTGAGCTATTggtaccaaaattgaatcagcatatGTCCCCTTTGAGGTTTACCAATGGacgaattttgtttgattccgtccgTTACTTCCTGAGATAGCAGTCACGCATACCGAAGAAAACGTCCgactgctccccccccctcccctcggaGGAATAAGCGACAAAAACAAATGAGCTCCAATTCGCTTAGAAGTATATATGTGTACCAAAATTAGTTCGATTTCATGCAATAATTGTTGAACTAGAggcaccataaaaaaataaataaatacatgaagcAGTCACGCACATACCAACACATATACAGAGCTTTGTAGAGGTACTAATCAAAATCACACTATGTTCGTTCTAAACTACTTTTGAGAATTCACAAAAAACTTGTTTCTAAATTACCTTTcatgaaaaaatttgtttatatattaaCTAGAGAATCGACCCGACCTAGTTCAGATTTATAAAGCTATCTTAAATGATATTATACAGGTACTTTTTAGCTTGAAAATTAAtag
Encoded proteins:
- the LOC129229273 gene encoding uncharacterized protein LOC129229273 isoform X1 — its product is MSFSSDSAEAVCDDHEKGFPSNNSASSENGYQFLTPKTPLHRSLSSASTVTSSGLFRPVQVENLGDINAENKNSDYKRVAMSVSSSSSLESRTPKSDKNSPNLGTTPKSAMWVLNTNSSSTSSEVSSSISVLSPSTIEFPNSCSEFSNSSGDDTMLRTIDEPLLQRFIASDGRYVYGYKDSDELRIHPLRLYASLSDRESHNEKERKRRSRVAEACSTLRHLIPGISEKTDKATVFEAAARYLQYIRKKFGTEFDEAYCLKYFPDESCDKIIG
- the LOC129229273 gene encoding uncharacterized protein LOC129229273 isoform X2, whose amino-acid sequence is MQGGKESSENKNGYQFLTPKTPLHRSLSSASTVTSSGLFRPVQVENLGDINAENKNSDYKRVAMSVSSSSSLESRTPKSDKNSPNLGTTPKSAMWVLNTNSSSTSSEVSSSISVLSPSTIEFPNSCSEFSNSSGDDTMLRTIDEPLLQRFIASDGRYVYGYKDSDELRIHPLRLYASLSDRESHNEKERKRRSRVAEACSTLRHLIPGISEKTDKATVFEAAARYLQYIRKKFGTEFDEAYCLKYFPDESCDKIIG